A single window of Shewanella sp. Choline-02u-19 DNA harbors:
- a CDS encoding HesA/MoeB/ThiF family protein, producing the protein MALSDQAFMQYSRQILLPEVGERGQSIFSQSHVLIVGVGGLGNLAAQYLAAAGIGQITLIDGDIIERSNLPRQLLFTVEDLGGNKAHVAAKKLMRTYSDCHFNSFQRYLTADNGVELFNANQPKFDLVLDCSDNFSVRQVVNQLAVEHKVTLVSASAANFQGQLLSVNQQQCPDTGCYHCLYPSDMSVSQSCQTVGVLGPMVGTLASMQALMSLNLLLSHNAKADHQIDELKTQVDSNQLLGQLYRFDGAKFTWRQAKLARDPDCTVCRAS; encoded by the coding sequence ATGGCGCTCTCTGATCAAGCATTTATGCAGTATTCACGGCAAATTTTACTGCCTGAAGTGGGCGAACGCGGGCAAAGCATCTTTAGTCAATCTCATGTACTCATTGTGGGGGTGGGCGGTTTAGGCAATTTGGCCGCGCAGTACTTGGCTGCCGCTGGCATTGGCCAGATAACGCTCATTGATGGTGACATCATTGAGCGCTCCAATCTTCCTCGACAGTTGCTATTTACTGTTGAGGATTTAGGAGGCAACAAAGCCCATGTCGCAGCCAAAAAGCTAATGCGAACTTACAGTGATTGTCATTTCAATAGCTTTCAACGCTATTTGACGGCAGACAATGGGGTCGAGCTGTTTAATGCCAATCAGCCAAAATTCGATTTGGTGTTGGACTGCTCAGATAATTTTTCGGTTAGGCAAGTTGTCAATCAGCTGGCCGTTGAGCATAAGGTCACCTTGGTATCAGCGTCTGCGGCTAACTTTCAAGGTCAGCTACTGAGTGTGAACCAACAACAATGTCCTGATACTGGTTGTTATCACTGTTTATACCCAAGCGACATGAGCGTCAGTCAGAGTTGTCAAACGGTCGGCGTACTTGGGCCTATGGTGGGCACCTTGGCGTCAATGCAGGCATTAATGAGCTTGAATTTATTGCTTAGTCATAATGCAAAAGCGGATCACCAGATAGATGAGCTAAAGACTCAAGTCGATAGCAATCAGTTATTGGGGCAATTATACCGATTCGATGGCGCTAAATTTACTTGGCGGCAAGCAAAATTGGCACGGGACCCTGATTGTACGGTGTGCAGGGCGTCATGA
- the thiS gene encoding sulfur carrier protein ThiS — MISIVLNDEVVTVSIGTSLVKVLEHQTIALDAVALALNSEVVPRSRWPHIVCQQDDQLEVFSVVAGG; from the coding sequence ATGATCAGCATTGTACTCAATGATGAAGTTGTAACCGTTTCAATTGGAACGTCACTTGTTAAGGTATTGGAGCATCAAACCATTGCACTCGATGCGGTGGCGTTAGCGCTAAATTCTGAAGTCGTACCGAGAAGCCGTTGGCCGCATATTGTGTGTCAGCAGGATGATCAGTTAGAAGTGTTTTCAGTCGTTGCAGGAGGTTAA